One genomic segment of Cinclus cinclus chromosome 31, bCinCin1.1, whole genome shotgun sequence includes these proteins:
- the MLLT11 gene encoding protein AF1q, giving the protein MLDTISSQYDSFIYWRMPIPRLDMAELEGLGLADMALYKPKGGLGKLGDSQDLSQEEDSLLQFNSFNFWRAPIASISSLDFDLI; this is encoded by the coding sequence ATGCTGGACACCATCAGCAGCCAGTACGACTCCTTCATCTACTGGAGGATGCCGATCCCACGGCTGGACATGGCCgagctggaggggctggggctcgCAGACATGGCTCTCTACAAGCCCAAGGGAGGGCTGGGCAAGCTCGGGGACAGCCAGGACCTCTCCCAGGAAGAGGACAGTCTGCTGCAGTTCAACAGCTTTAACTTCTGGCGAGCTCCCATTGCCAGCATCAGCTCCTTagattttgatttaatttga
- the SEMA6C gene encoding semaphorin-6C — translation MPGVPLPFVLLLLLLAGTPTQSFPRDLVARSTVGLAATAAYPRFGGLRGDNGTARLGLDFQRMLRLNGTLFVAARDHIYAFDLGQDKGTLYPERHLTWETQDRENCAMRGRRQDECHNYIRVLVPRDAETLLACGTNAFSPLCRTYQVSSLAQKGDEVSGQARCPFDAKQSIVALFVDGSLYSATVADFQASDAVIYRSLSPGQAPLRTLKYSSRWLQEPHFVQVLPYGPYVYFFFREVAVELSALGKVLVARVARVCRNDRGGSPRVLERRWTSFLKVRLQCSVPGDTVFYFDVLEAVTAPQTLHGRPAVLALFGTQPNSIPGSAVCAFYLADVERSFEGPFAEPRGATWTPVPEDRVPQPRPGCCAGMGPAAGVVASGDFPDETLVFAKEHPLLHGAVSPAGGRPLFTRTGTRLTQLAVDTGAGPLANQTVLFLGAEDGRVLKVLAAAQRPETTQTPGGTPAPGDTRELGDSRDSSAKTLLLEDISLYDPGRCHSPRGSGVPSRVLGLELHLPGRELLVAFAGCLLRLPLSRCALHSSCRGSCLAARDPYCVWLPSRGCVPFSEDLPSGFQQDMEGSLGISGTCQGAAGDGDKDEDLAHGVRHPGPGPEATVPVPVLVGCVLGAFALGALATGLVATCCQRPAIPKAPPESPCAPRSPAQPPVPRLYPALPPQPEPQPQPQPEPPALSPARAPRHREPRRGHTAAPGSAEPSGPSPPGQAGRDEMLQRLHGGSGRPGTPPGSGSFSNRVLPRAAGPGPPFGPHDRAPVRVDVPPDSPPAPRRPLAQSHSLGGIPANPPGPARGLTRMHSLGTPGGTAWGPRPGALERSLSMKPPLLPKPLLLPATPGRP, via the exons ATGCCGGGGGTCCCGCTGCCcttcgtcctcctcctcctcctcctcgccgGGACACCCACCCAGTCGTTCCCGCGGGACCTGGTGGCTCGCAgcaccgtggggctggcag CCACGGCCGCGTACCCGCGCTTCGGGGGTCTCCGGGGGGACAACGGCACGGCCCGGCTCGGCCTGGACTTCCAGCGGATGCTGCGGCTCAACGGGACTCTGTTCGTGGCTGCCCG GGACCACATCTACGCCTTCGACCTGGGCCAAGACAAGGGGACGCTGTACCCAGAGCGG CACCTCACCTGGGAGACGCAGGACAGGGAGAACTGCGCCATGAGGGGCCGGCGGCAG GATGAGTGTCACAACTACATCAGGGTGCTGGTGCCCCGCGACGCCGAGACCCTCCTGGCCTGTGGCACCAATGCCTTCAGCCCCCTGTGCCGCACCTACCAG GTgagcagcctggcacagaaGGGAGACGAGGTCAGTGGCCAGGCCCGGTGCCCCTTTGACGCCAAGCAAAGCATCGTGGCTCTCTTTGTCG ATGGCAGCCTGTACTCGGCCACGGTGGCCGATTTCCAGGCGAGTGATGCCGTGATCTACCGCAGcctgagcccagggcaggctcCCCTGCGCACCCTCAAATACAGCTCCCGCTGGCTGCAGG AACCCCACTTTGTCCAGGTGCTGCCCTACGGCCCCTATGTCTACTTCTTCTTCAGGGAAGTGGCAGTGGAACTCAGCGCCCTGGGCAAG GTGCTGGTGGCCCGGGTGGCCCGGGTGTGCCGCAATGACCGCGGCGGGTCCCCGCGGGTGCTGGAGCGGCGCTGGACGTCCTTCCTGAAGGTGCGGCTGCAGTGCTCCGTCCCTGGGGACACCGTCTTCTACTTCGATGTCCTGGAGGCCGTGACAGCCCCCCAGACCCTGCACGGGCGCCCCGCTGTCCTCGCCCTCTTTGGCACCCAACCCAACAg CATCCCCGGCTCGGCCGTCTGCGCCTTCTACCTCGCAGACGTGGAGCGATCGTTCGAGGGTCCCTTTGCCGAGCCCCGTGGGGCCACCTGGACCCCGGTGCCAGAGGACAGGGTCCCTCAGCCCAG GCCGGGCTGCTGTGCCGGGATGGGACCTGCTGCCGGTGTTGTCGCCTCTGGGGACTTCCCTGACGAGACGCTGGTGTTCGCCAAGGAGCACCCGCTGCTGCACGGCGCCGTGAGCCCCGCGGGCGGGCGGCCCCTCTTCACCCGCACCGGCACCAG GCTGACCCAGCTGGCCGTGGACACGGGCGCGGGGCCCCTCGCCAACCAGACCGTGCTGTTCCTGGGTGCCGAGGACGGGCGGGTGCTGAAGGTCCTGGCAGCTGCACAGCGCCCCGAGACCACCCAGACCCCCGGGGGCACCCCGGCACCGGGGGACACCCGAgagctgggggacagcagggacagcagtgccaagACACTGCTGCTGGAGGACATCAGCCTCTACGACCCCGGGCG GTGCCACAGTCCACGGGGGTCCGGGGTCCCCAGCcgggtgctggggctggagctgcacctGCCGGGCCGGGAGCTCCTCGTGGCCTTCGCCGGGTGCCTGCTGCGGCTGCCCCTGAGCCGCTGCGCCCTCCACAGCTCCTGCCGAGG gagctgcctggctgCCCGGGACCCCTATTGTGTCTGGCTGCCCTCCAGGGGCTGCGTCCCCTTTTCCGAGGACCTGCC GAGTGGCTTCCAGCAGGACATGGAGGGATCCCTCGGGATCAGTGGGACCTGCCAAG gggctgcaggggatggTGACAAGGACGAGGACCTGGCCCACG GGGTGCGGCACCCCGGGCCGGGGCCCGAAGCCACGGTGCCGGTGCCAGTGCTCGTGGGCTGCGTGCTGGGCGCCTTCGCCCTGGGAGCCCTGGCCACCGGGCTGGTGGCCACCTGCTGCCAGCGCCCCGCCATCCCCAAGGCCCCTCCGGAGTCGCCGTGTGCCCCAAGGAGCCCGGCCCAGCCGCCCGTACCCCGACTGTACCCCGCACTGCCGCCCCAGCccgagccccagccccagccccagcccgaGCCCCCCGCGCTGTCCCCGGCCCGGGCACCCCGGCACCGGGAGCCCCGGCGCGGCCACACCGCGGCCCCGGGCTCCGCGGAGCCCTCCGGGCCGAGCCCCCCGGGCCAGGCGGGCAGGGACGAGATGCTGCAGCGGCTGCACGGGGGCTCGGGGCGgcccgggacccccccgggCAGCGGCTCCTTCTCCAACCGGGTGCTGCCGCGAGCCGCGGGCCCCGGGCCCCCGTTCGGCCCCCACGACCGGGCCCCGGTGCGGGTGGACGTGCCCCCCGACAGCCCCCCGGCTCCGCGGCGGCCGCTGGCGCAGAGCCACTCGCTCGGGGGGATCCCCGCGAACCCCCCCGGGCCAGCACGGGGCCTCACCCGCATGCACTcgctggggacaccggggggcACGGCCTGGGGACCCCGGCCCGGCGCCCTGGAGCGCTCCCTGTCCATGAAGCCCCCCTTGCTCCCcaagccgctgctgctgcccgcGACCCCGGGGCGGCCCTGA